The nucleotide window AAGCATTTTAAGGAATGATTTTCTGCTTCCAAGCATGCACACAAAAATGCCATAGGGTAGAAAAATCAAGACGTTGATGATAATTTCTAGATCGTTGCCCGATGCTCCGAAAGGAACTAGGTTTAAACTTCTGTCTGTGTGAAGAAGTGCAAGCGGAAATCGAACTTTTAATAGGATTACCCATGTTAGTGCTACTAAATATAGCAGGAATAGTCCTATTGTATATTTTTTTGATTTCATGTGTTGCGAGCCTCCCTCACAATCATCCCGTTTATGTTTTTCATTTTTCCTCATCTAGAAACACCGTAACGATTACACCATCGATATTATTTCCTGAAATTTTATAAGGGTGATTAGCGGGTATTTCGATTGTAGTTGTTCGGGAAATCTGATAATAAAAAATCATATAGTTTTCTCCATTAACATTAATGGAGATCCTCTTTTTTTCTTTCAGATAATCCAAGTATTCTTCCAAAACGAAATTCTTTTCTTTCATAATGGCACTATGAGGTACACCAACATAACGGATATGCCACGGTTCGTATTTAATTCCTGTCACAGCTGTTTTCCCTTCTGGATAACGGAGGATAAACCCATGTTTCCAAGCATTGTTTTCCAGCCATTTTCCTTCAGGTGCCTGACTCATTTTCATTTGAGAAGACCCGACATCAAGTGATAAACCTAAATTATGTTCGCTATACCCTGCTGGTAAAGCATAGTCAGAACCCATTTGGTTGTATAGCGCATCTTGTTCATCAAAGTCCCGAAAGCCACTAGAAATTAAAAAATGATGGACTCCGTCTTTTTCAGCTGAAACGGTCATCTTTGAAAATTGATGTACAATCTCTTCTGATAATTTCATTTCACTAGTAAGTAAACCAAATCCCGTTATCAATTCATTGTGCCTACTTAGATCAATAATATCTTTTTTTATACTATCTTGATCAACAGGGTACTGATTGTTTACCAAAAGTAGAGTGCCTTGATGAATTTGCTCTTTCGTCACCTCTATCTTTTGAACATCCCCAGCCATTTCTTTCTTTTCTACTCGTTCATTGTAATTTGGGTTATTAATCTCTTTTTCATCTTGGAGATAGTGAAACAAATAAATACTAGCGAAACCTATTACGAATAAAAAAAACCACTTTTTCATTTTTACGTCCTCCTTGAATGCATGATTCGAGTATAAGCAGGACAATTAAAATAAAAAGTGGGGTAAATCTTAAATTCTTCTTAAATCTATTAACCGGATCTTACATTTAACTATTTTATTGTGACCGCTTAAAAGAGATGACACAGTTTTTGCCTGTAAATGGGGACACCTTTTTCCAGTTGAGACGTAGATTCACTAAATGATCTTCTCCATTTAGATGTGGTATGTTTATTTACAGTAAATATTCAAGGGGGTAACCGATGAATAAAACAGACCGTTTGTTAGCTATCGTACTGGAGCTGCAACGTAAAAAAGTTGTACGGGCCGAAGATTTGGCGACCCTATTTGAAATTAGCGTGCGGACCATCTACCGCGACATCCAGGCGCTGAGTGAAGCGGGCGTGCCGATCATAGGAGCCCCTGGGACAGGATATTCCCTGATGGAAGGCTATTTCCTACCGCCGATTAGTTTCACGGTACCAGAAGCCGTGAGCTTGCTGATTGGAACGGACTTTATCAAACAAAGATTTGATGATGATTATCGTGTCAAGGCTCAAGATGCCGGCGGTAAAATTGAGGCAATTCTACCGGTGAGTGTACGCAATGAAACATCTCGTGTACGCAAGGTTATGCGGTTGCTCATTTCTGATAAACAGGTTAAGCAGTCAAAAGAAAAAGAATATCTAGAAAAAATCCGTCGAGCGATATTAGACGAGAGAAAGATCAGCTTTCATTATGTAAAAAGACTTGCAGATTCCGAGGGGGATCGCCATAGTGTTCGTACCGTTGCTCCCTACGGATTGGTGCTCGTTCAAGGATCATGGATGCTCGTGGCCCGTTGTGATCTGCGCCAGGAAATTCGCCATTTCCGCTTGTCCCGAATGACGGAACTCATCGTTCTGGGAGAACGATTTGAACTTCCAACGCACTTTAACTTAAGGGAATATACCCCTCCAGATGATCGACTCTTGCTAGTTCGCCTCCGATTTAACCATGATATCGCAGATAAGGTGAAAGAATCGAACTTTCATTACATAGAGGAAATGGAAGAGCATCAAGATGGATTGCAGGTGGTCTTACGCGTACGTCAACACGACGAATTGGTGCAATGGGTGCTTGGCTGGGGAGCTGCTGCGATTGTATTGGAGCCTGAATCATTCCGAAATCGGATTCGTGAGGAAGCCCAAAAAATGTTTAAACGCTACTGACATACTGTTGTCAGTAGCGTCATTTTATAATCGGAGTAAGTAAACATAAAGGGGGGAGAGATAAAGGCGAAGTATGTCTTGCTTCAGTTTGGGCACATCGCCTTTCAACTTCCATAGGAATTATTTCATTTCACTATGGATCAATTGAGCAACAGCCAGGCATGGAAGTATGGAAGTAGAACCAAATGGTTCAGTTTCTGATTAAATTGGGCCTTTACGGAAACTTCACTGATTCTAGCCCAAAATGAAATGATACGAGATTGTATCATTTATTATAGGAAGGATGGTATATTGTGAATTTTGCTTCTGTACGCATCATTACGGACGACGTGGATCGTCTTGTCAAGTTCTATGAAAGAGTCATGGGTGTTTCGGCGGAACGCCCCGCGCCAGTCTTTGCCGAATTCATTCTTCCATCGTGCACCCTTGCAATCGGTCATTCGCAGACGGTGCCACTGTTTGGCACTGGTTCCGCAGTGGCGGCCGATAATCACACCGTCATCATCGAGTTCCGCGTCCACAATGTCGATGCCGAATACGAGCGCTTGAAACCGTTTGTCGACGAGTGGGTAAAGAAACCGACCACGATGCCGTGGGGGAACCGTGCTATGTTGTTCCGTGATCCCGACGGAAACCTCGTTAACCTCTTCAGTCCTGTGACCGAGGAAGCTATCAAACGGTTCAGCAGAAGGGGTTGAAGAGAAGTAATTAACTTGTGATCAACAATCAGGCCAGATAATGAAGTAAACCCAAGTTGTTACAATATAAATTTAAACCAGCGATACACAAGTATATTTGAATTCCACCTAAATGGTTTGACAAATTTGAGCAAATTTATATAATAGTTTTATGGTATTAAAACAATTGGATGATCACCAACGCATTAAGATATTTAATGCTTTGGCGGATGAGAAAAGAATACAGATGATTCGTTTACTATTTCACGAGAGCAATCGCCCTATGTGTTCGGAAATTGGGAGGAGTTTAGGGATCAGTAAGTCAAACGGTTCATATCATTTGAAAATTTTATCCGACGCACAATTAGTACTGATTGAACGTGAAGGTGTGACAAAGTATGTCACGCTAAACAAAGAGATATTTGATTATTATTTACCGGGTTTCTTGGCTACGCTCTGAAGTAGCCACTTTTTTTATCTTATAGTCATAAGGTTTTATGACTATAAAACAAAGTGAGAAGGAGATAAAAATATGAAGATGAAAAGTAAAGAAAATGGTCTTATCCTAACCTTGTGTTTCATCGTTTTATCGGGTGTGATGAATTCAATTTTGTTTAATGTGGCACTTGTCGATATGAAAGGAGAACTAGGGGTAACAACTTCTATGATTAGTTGGGTAGTGATTTTATATACTTTGGTCACTGCCTTTGGTTCTATTACTTACAGTAAATTGGCGTCATACTTCCAACTTAAGACCTTATTAATCTTCGGTGTGTGTATCTTCGTGAGTGGTTCCATTATTGGTTCCATAACCAATCAGTATATCTTTGTGATCATAGCAAGGATTATTCAATCTGCTGGAGGCAGTTCTTTCATTGCCTTGTCCATGATTATCGCCAATCAAAATATGACAGCATCTAAAAGAGACCTTGCATTAACGTTAATTAGTGGATGTTTATCATTAGGTTCAGGAATAGGATTTTTGATTGGAGGCACGTTTACTTTCTTATGGGGCTGGCATTCTTTGTTTTTATTGATGTTGTTGGTGGTTCTAACACTCATCGGGTTATTTTTGGTGATGCCTTCCGGGTATGCCAACGGGAAAAAGGTGACCGATCCTTTTGACTTCATCGGGTTATTTTATTTATTGATTTTCGTTGTGTCGTTTATTCTGGGGGTTAAAATGAATGGCTATCTCCTTATCATAACTGCTCTGTCAGTAGTTGGTTTAATGACTCATGGGAACCGCAGAGATTTGGCTCTATTTGTCGATCTGTCTGTTTTTGGAAATTTTGCATTTAACAGATTGCTTGTGATAAGCTTTGTTAATAACGCAGCTATGGTGGGCATTGTGTTTTTATTCCCATTATTAACGGAGCAGCGCTTTCATCATTCAGCCATTGGCACAGGTTTTATTTTGGGTGTGATCTCAATCTTTGCCTTTTTGACAAGCTTCATCGCAAAAAAGAGCCTGCATCTCATAAGCAGTAAGCAACTTATTGGATATTCCGTGATCATAGAACTTTTAGGATTCCTGATATTGGCAACTTTCGGTGTAAGACAATCTGTATTCGCAACTCTTGGAGTTTTCTCCATTTATATCGCTTTTACAATGATGACTGTGGCAATCAATATTGAAATTCCACAAACGATAGAAAAGGACAAAAATGCGATGGGTTTAGGAATATATAATCTTATCAACTTTCTGGGCATGTCATTTGGACCTGCCATATCCAGCCGCATTTTAGAATCGTTCTCTCATTTCAGTTATGCTTTCATCTTTTTTGTTATTATTTTAATTTTGTCGATGATTTTATCATTAATAGGATCCAATCAACTATCATCAAAGCATGCAAAATTATAACCTACAGGAGGTGACAGAAATGAAAAATGATTATGGTTTCACTTTAAGAATTTGTGCTGTTGTTACCATAATAATTTTGGGTATCACAAGTCCATTGTGGTCAAAAACTGTATTAAATAGTGATATAGAAAGTAAGTCATTCCCTGAATTAGTAGTCATCTTTACTTCAATAGCTATTGTTATTTTCTTCATTTTAGGAAGACCGATTCATCATATCTCAAATGTGCTAAAAAAGTAATATAAAATAAAGGGTAGAAGGATTCTGATAACTAATTTCACCTTCGTTATTTATGTGTATTTGCTGTTTAACACAAGAAGTAATTAAAATAAAGAGCCTAAGATATGCAATATTTGTCTATTTCGGCTCTTTTTCCTTAAACAGCATTTATTATTAATTACCAAAACATTTTGGATGGGTTAATAAGTGAATAATATTCGTAAATCCTCCATTGTAAATGACATTTGTTATTAACCCTAATTTCCAGTTAAGTGTTTCACTTATATGTGAGCAAAAACTGTGTTACTTTACTTGACGTCACATTTGTTCAATCTCCTGTGGAAAACGGACTTCAAACATGGTTCGTATGACAGTACTTTCAGCATGTATCTTTCCGTTATGCTGCTCTACAATGTTCTTCGCAATAAATAGACCTAAACCTGTACTATCCTTTTGATCCGTTCTTGCCTTGTCACCCGTATAAAACATATCGAACAGATGTGGCAAGTCTTCTTCGGGTATAAAATCTCCATAATTAATGATCTGGACAACCACTTCTTCTGCTTCCATATAGCCATTCATATCGATAAATTGACCATCATATCCATAATAAGTGGCATTGGTTAGAATATTTTCAAACACACGTGCTAACAAGTCGCCGTCACCTAAAATGGGTAAATCAGGCGAAATATTCATGCGAACGGTCAAATTACTTTTTTCGAAAATCGGAAATAATTCTTCGTTTAACTGAAAAAGCAGCTCACTTATATTCACTAGTTTTTGCTCAATGGGTAACATCCCATAGTTCATTCGTGTTATTTCAAATAATTCGTCAATAAGCTTTTCTAAACGCTGAGATTTGGTATAGGCAATCGTTAAAAAATGTCTAACTTGTTCTTCCGTCAAATCCTTTTCTTTCAGAATTAAATCCAAATATCCTAAAACAGAGGTCAGAGGTGTACGTAAATCATGTGCTAAATTGACGACTAACTGTTCCTTGCTGCTTTCCGAGAAATCTCCTCTTGCTATCGCTTCTTGTAACTTTTCACTCGCCTGATTAATATCGTGAGCAATATGTTCAAATTCATCATTCGATTTTAGTTGAACGCGATAGGTGAAATCCCCCTGAGCAAGATAGCGAATACCAGTGGAAATCTCCTTGAAATACATTGAATAACGCTTTGTAAATAAATAAAAGAACAGGAAGGAAAGGGGGATAAAGATCAGTAAAAAGAAATTAATATCACCTGTATCTTTCAAAATTTGCCGATAAAAAAACAGTGTTTCACCGAATTGGACGTATGTATGATAATAAAATTGGAGTCCCCTAAAGATTAAATAGGTGATGGTTCCTGATAGCAGCATACTTAAGCCAAATAATAGAACCATCATGGATCGAAAACTGCGTACAGCCTTACCCATTGAATGCATACCCAACGCCCCATACCGTTTTGATCCATGTGTTTTTTCGGGCATCTTCTTTCAATTTTTTACGTAACGTACGTATATGTACCATAACGGTATTTCCACTTTCATAATAGGCATCTCCCCAAACTTGCTGGAAGATATTTTCCGCACTGTATACTTTCTTTGGATGGCTGGACAGTAAATATAAAATATCAAACTCTTTAGGAGTTAACTCAATATTTTCACCATATAACGTAACGGTACGCTGCTCAGGTGAAATAACCAAGCCGCCAAATTCTAGTATAGAATGATGATCATTTTGGGGTTGATTTAGCTTCATAAAGCGTCTTAATTGCGCATTTACACGTGCAACCAATTCAATAGGGGTAAATGGTTTCGTCATATAATCATCTGCACCTATCACGAGTCCCTGAACCTTATCGAAATCAGAAGTTTTAGCACTTACAAATATGATCGGCATATTATGCTGTTTTCGAATTAGGCTGGTGAGTTCGTATCCATCCATTCTAGGCATCATAATATCTAAGATAAGCAAATCAATAGGTTGGGACCGGATAACTTGCAGTGCTTCTTGACCATCAGATACTTTAACAACATGGTACCCCTCTTTCTCTACATGGATGGCGATCAGATCTGCAATCTCCTGTTCATCATCCGCTATTAAAATAGATATCGGTTTCATCTATTCTCCTCCTATTTTATCGATCCATTCAGTGGATGATTATCCAATTGAATATCCTAACGAAATTTCTCCCAAAGACTTAAATGATTTCAGCTAGCTGGAATGTCAAATAAATTGGTTCTACTATAGTATATTCTATTATTTCCTTGTCTTTTTCAAGAATATGGACCGAATGCGATATATGATAATAAAAGATTTAATAAGTGTATTTATGGGACAAAAACGGATGTGTTATTTTGTAAAGGATTCCGTTTTGAGGTGCATTTCTAATAATACGTGCCGAAATGAATGCCGTAATGGCATCATGATTGGTATATAAAAAAGTAAAACTCGCCGTAATTGGAGAGAAGACAAAAACCTTTTTTAAATAAAATCTCACTTTACTTGTGATTCGTTTCATCATAATCTTTTAAATATGATATCTGCTCCCTTATCTCGGAAATAGCAAAAGTAAATAAGCAGAGAATTTCCGGTTAAATGCAGAATGGAGCATGTTTAGGGGTAAATAAGGGGAGCTTTTTCGCTTATGCACAGCAAAATCCCCCATTTTTGAATTCTTCGAGTCAATAGGCGGAATCTCTCCATCTATTTCAGCCCTTTTTAATAAAAGTTACCATTTAGGCGAAATTCTTCCGTTTATTTATCAGCTAGGGGGTCTTAACCTGATCCCCTAACTGATAAGTGCAGGCCTTCTTGATCCTAGATACGGAATCAGCATTGTTTTATCAACCAGCATAAAAAATCATCGGCACTGCTAATGACAGAAATTTTGACCATCTTTATTAATTGTATAATACATATTGTCCATCATAATAATGATGTTAATTGCAATGTCAATGTTAATGATATTTCGTAGAAGCGTTGATAAATAAAGGAAAAGACGTATGCCGATTCATACGTCCATTCTTGTGTCATTTATTAAGAATTCACCCGAAAACGGAACCCTTTAGTTATTTTGGGGAACGTTTAATTCTTTATTGAACAAACGATGCAGGATACTTTAAGAACGATTATAATTGAATAATGAACTTAACTCAGAGATGTTGCTGTTTCATAATTAGGGAGGTATACGGTGAAGTTTTTTATAAAGTTAAATACGATTAGTATCTTAAACGCTTTAGCGTTGTTTATAGCAATAGAACTCATAGTAAATGTATCGCATATTAGTAGGTTAACTGGCTGGGAATGGGATAATGTTTACTTAATAATTGCTGTTATTAATGTTATAGGACTCCTACTTTCGACCATTTTCTTCATTTACTTAACAAAAAAATGGACACTAGGTAGA belongs to Neobacillus sp. OS1-2 and includes:
- the vanY gene encoding VanY-A/VanY-F/VanY-M family D-Ala-D-Ala carboxypeptidase, whose translation is MKKWFFLFVIGFASIYLFHYLQDEKEINNPNYNERVEKKEMAGDVQKIEVTKEQIHQGTLLLVNNQYPVDQDSIKKDIIDLSRHNELITGFGLLTSEMKLSEEIVHQFSKMTVSAEKDGVHHFLISSGFRDFDEQDALYNQMGSDYALPAGYSEHNLGLSLDVGSSQMKMSQAPEGKWLENNAWKHGFILRYPEGKTAVTGIKYEPWHIRYVGVPHSAIMKEKNFVLEEYLDYLKEKKRISINVNGENYMIFYYQISRTTTIEIPANHPYKISGNNIDGVIVTVFLDEEK
- a CDS encoding YafY family protein, whose product is MNKTDRLLAIVLELQRKKVVRAEDLATLFEISVRTIYRDIQALSEAGVPIIGAPGTGYSLMEGYFLPPISFTVPEAVSLLIGTDFIKQRFDDDYRVKAQDAGGKIEAILPVSVRNETSRVRKVMRLLISDKQVKQSKEKEYLEKIRRAILDERKISFHYVKRLADSEGDRHSVRTVAPYGLVLVQGSWMLVARCDLRQEIRHFRLSRMTELIVLGERFELPTHFNLREYTPPDDRLLLVRLRFNHDIADKVKESNFHYIEEMEEHQDGLQVVLRVRQHDELVQWVLGWGAAAIVLEPESFRNRIREEAQKMFKRY
- a CDS encoding VOC family protein, which codes for MNFASVRIITDDVDRLVKFYERVMGVSAERPAPVFAEFILPSCTLAIGHSQTVPLFGTGSAVAADNHTVIIEFRVHNVDAEYERLKPFVDEWVKKPTTMPWGNRAMLFRDPDGNLVNLFSPVTEEAIKRFSRRG
- a CDS encoding helix-turn-helix transcriptional regulator, with the protein product MVLKQLDDHQRIKIFNALADEKRIQMIRLLFHESNRPMCSEIGRSLGISKSNGSYHLKILSDAQLVLIEREGVTKYVTLNKEIFDYYLPGFLATL
- a CDS encoding MFS transporter yields the protein MKMKSKENGLILTLCFIVLSGVMNSILFNVALVDMKGELGVTTSMISWVVILYTLVTAFGSITYSKLASYFQLKTLLIFGVCIFVSGSIIGSITNQYIFVIIARIIQSAGGSSFIALSMIIANQNMTASKRDLALTLISGCLSLGSGIGFLIGGTFTFLWGWHSLFLLMLLVVLTLIGLFLVMPSGYANGKKVTDPFDFIGLFYLLIFVVSFILGVKMNGYLLIITALSVVGLMTHGNRRDLALFVDLSVFGNFAFNRLLVISFVNNAAMVGIVFLFPLLTEQRFHHSAIGTGFILGVISIFAFLTSFIAKKSLHLISSKQLIGYSVIIELLGFLILATFGVRQSVFATLGVFSIYIAFTMMTVAINIEIPQTIEKDKNAMGLGIYNLINFLGMSFGPAISSRILESFSHFSYAFIFFVIILILSMILSLIGSNQLSSKHAKL
- a CDS encoding HAMP domain-containing sensor histidine kinase; the encoded protein is MGKAVRSFRSMMVLLFGLSMLLSGTITYLIFRGLQFYYHTYVQFGETLFFYRQILKDTGDINFFLLIFIPLSFLFFYLFTKRYSMYFKEISTGIRYLAQGDFTYRVQLKSNDEFEHIAHDINQASEKLQEAIARGDFSESSKEQLVVNLAHDLRTPLTSVLGYLDLILKEKDLTEEQVRHFLTIAYTKSQRLEKLIDELFEITRMNYGMLPIEQKLVNISELLFQLNEELFPIFEKSNLTVRMNISPDLPILGDGDLLARVFENILTNATYYGYDGQFIDMNGYMEAEEVVVQIINYGDFIPEEDLPHLFDMFYTGDKARTDQKDSTGLGLFIAKNIVEQHNGKIHAESTVIRTMFEVRFPQEIEQM
- the vanR gene encoding vancomycin resistance response regulator transcription factor, VanR-F/VanR-M family; its protein translation is MKPISILIADDEQEIADLIAIHVEKEGYHVVKVSDGQEALQVIRSQPIDLLILDIMMPRMDGYELTSLIRKQHNMPIIFVSAKTSDFDKVQGLVIGADDYMTKPFTPIELVARVNAQLRRFMKLNQPQNDHHSILEFGGLVISPEQRTVTLYGENIELTPKEFDILYLLSSHPKKVYSAENIFQQVWGDAYYESGNTVMVHIRTLRKKLKEDARKNTWIKTVWGVGYAFNG